In Paraburkholderia bryophila, a single genomic region encodes these proteins:
- a CDS encoding PspA/IM30 family protein, whose amino-acid sequence MSLFDSISRTLKGLLNDAADSVQDPSRDSRQIVRELDESIAKAENSLIEIQAQVATQQSKRDVAADKAKKYEDGAKRALQSGDEALAREALGAQATAEAERDALAKELTTLEPSVAQLKSQIDDMRSRRNDLNARSNILQAKQQIAQAKDVAATALGGIGGKNLSQDFQKLEDKVALSNARSDARLNSADATSGKALDDKLSDLNRGPSVEDRLEALKKQINTPAQ is encoded by the coding sequence ATGTCGCTATTCGACAGCATTTCGCGCACGCTTAAAGGTCTCCTTAACGACGCAGCCGATTCCGTGCAAGACCCGTCGCGCGACTCGCGCCAGATCGTGCGCGAACTCGACGAAAGCATCGCCAAAGCCGAGAACTCGTTGATCGAGATTCAGGCGCAAGTGGCCACGCAGCAAAGCAAGCGCGATGTTGCCGCGGACAAGGCGAAGAAGTACGAAGACGGCGCGAAGCGCGCGCTGCAATCCGGCGACGAAGCCCTCGCGCGCGAAGCCCTCGGCGCACAAGCCACGGCCGAAGCCGAACGCGACGCGCTGGCGAAAGAACTGACCACGCTCGAACCGTCGGTCGCGCAGTTGAAGAGCCAGATCGACGACATGCGCAGCCGTCGCAACGACCTGAACGCACGTTCAAACATTCTGCAAGCCAAGCAACAGATCGCGCAGGCGAAAGACGTTGCAGCTACGGCATTGGGCGGCATCGGCGGCAAGAATCTGTCGCAGGATTTCCAGAAGCTGGAAGACAAGGTCGCGCTGTCGAATGCCCGTTCCGACGCGCGTCTGAATTCCGCCGACGCAACGAGCGGCAAGGCGCTCGACGACAAGCTCTCGGATCTGAACCGCGGGCCGTCCGTCGAAGATCGTCTCGAAGCATTGAAGAAACAGATCAATACGCCGGCTCAGTAA